CGGTTTCTTTGTTCCAGGGCAGGGAGAAGGCAGAAcaagttcataaccatggagggccgCAAGCGCAGGCTTAGACCGGAGACTCGTTGCGACTGCGGTGCACATATGGTGGTGAAGCTGGACAGAGAACGTGGCGTTTGGTTCGTCGCATCATTCGTGGATGATCACAACTACGCAATGGCTCGGCCCGACGAGGTTTTTTTTGTGGTCACACAGACGGATTGGAGATGGCCAGAGGGCCGAGATATTGGCGATGGAAGCAGCCGGGATAAGAAAGCATATTATAATGGACAACTTCATCAGCAGATACGGTTCGTACAATAAGTGCGGGCTTATCAGGAGGGACATTTACAATCTTTGCTGCAGAGAAAAAATGAAGCTCATTGCAAAGGGTGATGCAGAGAAGGCAGTTGGCATTAtgaggagcaggaaggagaaggaccctgagttTTTTTTGAGTATGTGCAAGACAAGGAAGGGAGACTGAAGAGTATGTTCTGGTGCGATGCACAGTCGCGGAGGGACTATCAGGACTACGGAGATGTGGTCGTGTTTGATAGCACGTATAAGATGAACAGATACGGTATGCCGTTCGTCCCCTTTGTCGGGGTTAACAACCACCGTTGCACCACAGTGTTTGGTTGTGCCATCATTGCTGATGAGACGGAAGGGGCATACGTGTGGCTGCTGCAGACATTTATGAAGGCAAATTGTCAGGTGAAGCCAAAGTCAATCATCACAGACGGTGATGCTGCAATGATCCGGGCTATTCGGACTGTCCTTTCAGATATTTTCCATCATCTTTGCTCCTGGCATATCGAGAAAAATATGCAGAGGCACCTGCATTACAAGTCACTGGATGAGTTCAGATCGCTCTTGTACTATGCCACCTCTCAAGCGAACTTTGAGCAGAGATGGAAAGCTTTCTATGATAAATGGAAGACGGATAGAACTGAAGAGTGGCTTAACAGGATGTACAGGAAGAGGAGACTGTGGGCAGCTTCATATCTTTCCGATAGTTTTTTACTTGGTATGCGAAGTAACCAGAGGAGTGAAAGCCTCAACTCCTGCCTTCACCTTCACCTGGACTACGGTATGACTATTGTAGATTTGATGGTGCATTATGAGAACTGTATAGTTCGCCTGCGTGAGAACGAGGCGTACGATGACTGCGAGGCATTCCAGAAGGAACCACCATCGGTTACTGAATATAAGGCCCTTGAGGAGCATGCCGCCAAAGTATTCACACCTGCTAATTTCTACATCCTGCAAGATGATTTGCATAAGATGGGTCAGTTGGAGATATTTGAGACGCTCGTGGGAATTGGCCGTCAGACATTCATGGTGACATGGAAGGATAACCACAAGTTCAGGTACAATGTTGTTTATGAACCAGGTAACTCAGAAGAAACTATTACATGCAGTTGTCTTAGGATGGTTCGGAAAgggctgccatgcaaacacattctgtttgttctccatcatctgaacttaactgaaataccaaagtgttgtgTCCTGCATCGGTTGTCCAAACATGCGAGAGATGGGTTGCCTGTGCAAGGAAAGAGTGATATGTTTGGATGGGGTTGGTCAGGGCCATTGGAGAGAGAACGGGATAGTGCAATAACCATTAAAACTGCAGAAGCTGCTCATGTTGCAGAAAATGATCCCTTCTTGTACGACGAGTTGATGAAGTGTCTGGACAACATAATAGCGCAGAAAGGGATTTCAGAGGAGGAACTTATAGGAAGTAGAAGGTATGATATGCTGAAGAAGGAGGCAAGTCAGGCGCAACAAGTTGAGCCTGGTATTGGTGATCCTCAGAAAGTTTCGACGAAGGGTGCACCTAAGAAGGGGCGATCGAAGGGGGGCCCCGATGTTACAAAGAATGGTAGGCCAAAAGATTTTACAAAGAAGAAAAGTGGTTCTTTGTGCAGTCTGTGTGGTCTCCCAGGTCATAACAAGGCTACATGCAGTAAGAACGAGAAGTGAGTTGCAacctttttatttttgttatgttGCTACTTTGATTTTACCAACTATATTTGCTCACCCATTTCTTTATGTTTTGTTCAGGAACTGGGCGTAGAGACGCAGCTTGGTTTGTAGGAAGAATAAAAGTGATCGCACGAGTCATGTCTGAATAACCTATGCTATTTTTATTCGCACATGTGTGCCAGAAAACTTGATATGTACTGCAATTTTTACTCGCACATGTGTGCCAGAAAACTTGATTTGTACCGTTACATGATGATTTGTACTATTTCTATATGCAGTTTCGAAATTCTGTTTATTTTTTATGATGATTACTAGACCTGATTTGTATTCATTGTACTGTGATAAAATGCGGCCGAACGCTACTATTTTGTACTGTGATTctctttgtactgttttgaaatgcGGTCGGCCGCTGCTTCTGTCCAAAGTAGCAAGTTCGGAAAAAAAATTGCCCAAATACCTCTGCCGGGCCCATAGTAGCAGGCAGAACCTACCCAAATCTAGCCCAAAGGCGACTCGGGCGGCCGATGCAGCCCACTAATGGGCCCAGACACGAGGTCCAACGGGGCTGCGGTTACTAAGTAGAGAGGAGCTCGGCGGAGGGGGCGAAGGCAGGTATTTAAGCCGATCCTCGCCCGCCCCcgcttccgaggtgggactaaaccctgAGTTCAGCGACGCGCGGGGGAGGGGAGTGGGCGTGGGCCGGGGGAGGGGGCGACTGGCCGCGTGCCTTCATTGGGCCGAACTGGGCCGACCCGAGACAGCGCACATTAGGCCTCCTGAGCCTTGCGGCGACCAAGTGCAGCGTGGGGCGCCATGGGGGCGCcatatttagtaccacctcggaagcCGGGGGCGCGAGGAGCGACTTAAATAGCTGCCTCCGCCCCCTCCACCGAGTTTCTCTCTTATTACCGCCCGCAGCCCCGTTGGACCCTGTTGCCGGGCCCATTAGTGGGCTCTATCAGCCGCTCGAGTCGCCCCCTTCGGGATTGATTTGGGTATGATATGTTCGCTACTATGGACCCGGCTAAGGTGGTTGGGCATTTTTTCTAAGCTTTTTTTTTGACAAAAAGCAGCCGGCGTCCACATTACATCACACTACAATATACAAAACAATATAAAATAGCAACACCAGGCCGGCCACGGCGGCGTAATCATCACACTATATAACAAGTTGAAAAATCATCACCCACAGTGATGCAAATAAGAGTGTCACTGACAACGATGCAAATAAGAGTGACATTGAAAAATAGATATTCTAGCAAATACCGACCACGACACATTTATTTAGCTGCGGAACATGCTAAACCATGCCAAATTACAATATAGAGATGTCTTATTATGAAAATTGTATCAAGTACCGACAATGGCACGTTTATTTAGTGGAGATAATAGCCAACACCCATCCTCTGACTCATTTCTTCTCCATGATCTTGAGGATCTTCTCTTTCACTACTTCCTTCGTGTTGCACTCTGAAAAAAGTATTTCAGCTAGAATGCGTCCCCTTGAAGCATTAACCTCATCTTGATCAAACTCAAATGTTCAATCATCTCCGTCCCAGTTTTGAACACATTTCACTACGAAAAGACCACAAGAGACTCTGCAAGAAACCACAAGTCAATTATTGATGGATCAGACAAGTACATACTAATTCAACATTTGCAACATACTCGTCTGTTTGTGACGGCATATCGTACTCCCTTATTGGCCAGGAATATACATCAGGATGTTCCGTTCCAATAAGAGCATTCACCTCATTTGTATCATTAGCTATTTCTGCCCTCTGAAATAAAATTGACAAATCCATATGAAGTACGTTTCGAATAACTATATATTGTTTTATGTAACGTTGTAAGCTTACCAACTTAGCAATCTTTGCAAGAACTCTTTTGCTGCATTTACCAGTAGAGTTTAAAACTTGAAACTCTTTTTTCTTGTTGTGCATAAGAACTGTTATCCAATGATTTTCTTCCACATGAAACGGAAAGTATGCCTACAACAAAGTTTATTCATGTTGGTGTACACACAGATAGTTATTACTATGAATGATCATACTAAACTGAAGTACCTTATCTTTGATGAAATACTCTTCAGTAACTCTAGACACCATTTTTTAGTTTGGTTTGTGAAATGATCCATAAAATGCCTCTTAGAGTTGTTAACCTTTCCATCAGCACGAAGAATAAGCCAGTGGGACACCCAAGATGATAATATGTGACAGTCAGCACGAGGATTATGGGTCTGCATATGGTTGCAATAACTATTGATGACCTACAAAATAACATAACAGCAATACGCCTATTAGATAATTTATGTAAATGACATGTACAACTTAATAACTTAGTGCTAATACTTACACCGCCATGCAACCACTTTTTTGAAATGATGGCTTGAAGCATATCAGGTGTACATGTTTCCCCACCAATTCCCGTCATGTGCACAACAGTTTTTCTGCAAAGCTTCTCCGACTCTGCCAGTGTCCGGATATAAACCTTCGCGGCCTCTATGTGATCCTCATTAATGTAATCAGTACTAATCATAGCAGCTCTTATACCAAATAGACCTAAAATAGTAAGAAACAATGAGTTAATAAAGTGTGCATGCAAGGACAGAAATATGTTGCAAGAATAAATTACCTAGCACTTACTTTTCTTTGCACGTTTACGTCCACCGTTCTGCTGGTAAGGTGAAAGATAGTATTTTGACTGTTTCCTTTTGCGTTTCCCATCAttctccttcccatcattttccttcccatcattctccttcccatcattttccttcccatcattctcctGAGTGCCATTTTCTTTCGCATTTTTAATACGGGTGTTCAAACTATCCATAATAATCTCCTCAGATTTATCGGTGCTAGGCCCGTCTGACACTTCATTAATATTCTTGGGGGTTGAATTAATAGTTGGAAAGTCCTTCGTGTCTATCGTCGCAAGAGATGGGTTGAGTGAATTACCATTGTCCTCAATAACGAAGGGGTCGCCTTCATCTCTTGTACCAGGtgtgttgtgatgcacacctttcTCACGCGCCAATTTGTTCCCGTTCCTAGTGGTGAAGGATGCGTCCACCCTGTTGTTCATATCTTCTTTTCCAGGAATTGATTCTACATCTGGCCAATATTTTGATGGACCATACTTCCCTACCCAGTCTTCACTATGCTCCACAAACTCAATGTCATCATCAGACCCTTTGTTTGGCTTGAAGACAAGACCTTTCTTCTCCAGCTTCTCCACTACTATCTGCAATGACACATCGAAAGCATTAACTACATGCATAAATTATGAATAATCCCATGTAAACTGAAGTACACATCACTCATATTACCTCAGCACATTTTCCAGGGAGAAGTTTAATTTCCTTTTGCATATCTTTGATGTAGTATCCATGCTCGA
This portion of the Triticum dicoccoides isolate Atlit2015 ecotype Zavitan chromosome 7A, WEW_v2.0, whole genome shotgun sequence genome encodes:
- the LOC119331567 gene encoding uncharacterized protein LOC119331567, translated to MQKEIKLLPGKCAEIVVEKLEKKGLVFKPNKGSDDDIEFVEHSEDWVGKYGPSKYWPDVESIPGKEDMNNRVDASFTTRNGNKLAREKGVHHNTPGTRDEGDPFVIEDNGNSLNPSLATIDTKDFPTINSTPKNINEVSDGPSTDKSEEIIMDSLNTRIKNAKENGTQENDGKENDGKENDGKENDGKENDGKRKRKQSKYYLSPYQQNGGRKRAKKSLFGIRAAMISTDYINEDHIEAAKVYIRTLAESEKLCRKTVVHMTGIGGETCTPDMLQAIISKKWLHGGVINSYCNHMQTHNPRADCHILSSWVSHWLILRADGKVNNSKRHFMDHFTNQTKKWCLELLKSISSKIRHTFRFMWKKIIG